The DNA window ATGGATGGAGGTTCAAGTCAATGAAGGATGTTGCTAGCCATTTAGGAATTCCGTTGAGCTATCACAAAGCAGCTCAGAAGGAATCCTCAGTTTTTGCCTCCTCCCGGAACTGCAGAGAACCTGAActcaacatacagaaactgGTATTTTCAGGAAATGGTAGCCAAGGGGATTATATCCACGTAAGTATTATTTATTAAGTTCGCGTggataattttataatatatcaccTTCCAAGTACCTTCTCGCGTAGAAGTGTACTGGTAAAAGTGAATTGAGTGCCAATAGCACCTAACGAATGTGCAAATTTGGTAgtcattaatattttaaaaactcTTGAAGCCGAACTCAGAAACCGTAAAAGAGTTAAGGTACTCTTCCTCAAAATATCTGCACCGAATGAAATCACCCATTGTCATAGATAAACTGGTTCATCTGTGCTAGTCATGGGGTGATTTATACAGGACCATATTTGCCCATATGCCAATAAGTTTGAGTTTTTCTGACTTATCATTCTTAATTTTTCAGGACGGCTTCCCAATTCAGTTTCAGGACTTCTGTCTTTTATCAGCTGGCAATGTTGATCCTCGGCCAGCATACCATAATATCAACCAAATCTGGCCAGTTGGTTACAGATGTAGCTGGCGTGATAAAATTACAGGGTCCGTTTTTGTATGTGATGTTTCGGATGGTGGTGAACGTGGTCCTACTTTCAAGGTTCAGAGATTCCCATGTACCACACAGTTTATTCCGGTGGGTTCAGCTATCCTCTCATGGACTAATTCAGTTCCGAGCAAAGGAAATGACAGAATGGGGTTAGATGAATTAGCCACATCCCCCCTTGTTGATGATGACGATCTTTCTATAATAACTTTACTAAATGAACGCAGTCCGCCAtgtcttgaaaattttgtttcTAAGTCAAGGAGCAACGATGTGGTTTACAATTCTGGGCAAAATACATCTTCCAATTCAAATTTGGAATGCGGGCTCCCGTGGGCTGGAAATTCAATAGGTGAGCTAGGACATAGTAGTGTCATCGGGGAATTTCAATTAGAGGGCAGATCAACATCATCTGTTTGGGAAATGGTCTCTGAAGCTTTTATGTATGCTTTCCACGAGATGTTTAAACGAAGTGGTGCTGTCAAGTTTTTCTGTGGGCACGATATATATGAAATGAATAACGAAAATCTGGACAATACGGATTCTTTATCTAGATATTCTTACTGTGGTGCTCCTATCAATGTCCCTCGACTGATACAGAATGAGAGAGATTTCTAACATGGTTAAAGCAGGACAGGTACTCGAGGATGCAATTAAAAGTGAGTACTTGCATACCGATTGGTGGTATTGGTCATCCCCGTCAACTGCGGCTAAAATGACCACACTGTCTGCCCTATCTTTGCGTATCTACTCACTGGACTCAGCCATCTCGTATGAGAAACCTTTTCCAAATGGCGCTAGAGAAATTGTGCCAATAGCTTCCTTGGATGAGGATGTACCTCAAAAGACAACGAATCACGGCAGAAGACCTCTGAGTCTGAACCTATGAGGTTCCAAGAACAAGGAGTCATAGTTGTATATGTtagaatataatatattattgttaGCTCTCAAGAGTAGATTAGTCATTTATCTCAAGGGTAGATTAGTCATTTATTCTTTTTGTGTTTACCCTAGGTATATAAACATATTCTCTTTGTATTCTTTATTCAGTTTTACAATACTACGACTTGAGCTTTCCGCTCACTCTCTATTTcttcatggtatcagagccgggtTCTCATGGATCTGTCAATCGTAGAGAAGAACTGTTAATCTCATCCACAGCTTTCGCGGATCGAACTCCGCGGTGAGTTCGCTGGGGGTGCAGGGGGCAGCGCGCCCCCGCCCGGGGTTCGGGGCAGAGTCCCGACCAAATTTTTTTTGCTGTGTTCGTACAATTTTTCGTTCCTCAAGTTTCTATTTGGTAATCGACTTCTTCTCTGCATCGTGTTTTGTTTTACTCGTTCGGTTTTGTTTGGTTTTGGCATCATGGCTACACGTAAAGATGATTCTCTTCAGTCAATTAGTGTTCAATTGGATGGAAAAAATTATTCGTATTGGGGTTATGTTATGAAGAATTTCTTGCGGGGGAAATCGATGTGGGGCTATGTCACAGGTGTACGAGACAAGCCTACAGACCAGACGAACCCTGATTATGCTGTGTCATTGGATGTTTGGGAGACAGATAATTCGAAGATTATTACGTGGATTAATAATTCTGTTGCGCACTCAATAGGTGCTCAATTGGCAAAATACGAGACTGCTAAGGAGGTTTGGGATCATCTGGCACACTTGTATACATAGTCTAATTTTGCCAAACAATATCAATTGGAGACAGATATTCGTGCTCTTCAGCAGAAAGATATGAGCATCCAAGAATTTTATTCTGTCATGTCGTCACTCTGTGATCAATTGGCATTAACAGAATCTGCAGAATTGCGAGCATTCTCACCTTATATTGCTCAGGAGAGAAGAACAGCGCTTGGTACAGTTTTTGATGGCACTTCGGAATGATTTTGAGGGTCTGCGTGGGACGATTCTTCATCGTAACCCTCTTCCTTCTGTTGACTCGGTTGTAAATGAATTGTTAGCTGAAGAGATTCGTCTTAAGTCTCACGTTGACAAAGGGACAATCCCGATTACACCATCTGTCTTTGCAGCTCCTCAACGACCTCAAGCTAATCACCAAAACAGGTCAAATACAAAGGTTTCTCAAGATGAGTGTGCTTTTTGTAAAGAGAAGGGGCACTGGAAAGCTCAATGCCCACTATTGTTGAGTAAAGGAAAAGTGCAGCCGCAACAGCAACAACAACGACCACACAACACTCCGTGGAAACCACAGCAGCAACATCAGCCATCTCAGAACACTCCATGGAaaccacagcagcagcagcagccatCTCAGAACACTCCATGGAaaccacagcagcagcagcagccatCTCAGAACACTCCATGGAAACCTGGTAATCCATCAAACCAGTGGACATATCGACCACCTCAGTCTAACAATGCAGTTGCTGCACTGTCTTTGGATCCGTATTTGTTTGAGCAGTTTCAACAGTTCCTCGCTTCACAGCCTCATGCTATGTCAGCTTCTTCACATATAGGTTTGTCATCCTCTGGCACTTCAGGTATATCTTCGTCCATCTGGGTCTTGGATTCAGGAGCATCTCATCATATGTCTCCTGATTTGTCATCTTTTGCTTCTTTGTCTCACAATTCTTCCATTGAAATTGTGACTGCTGATGGTACACCTATGCCATTAGTAGGCGTTGGTTCTCTTGTTAcgtgttgtttatcttttctcGATGTATACTATATTCCCAATCTTACACTTAATCTTGTTTCGGTCAGTCAATTATGTGAGTCTGGATACTTAGTCTACTTCTCTTCTTCAAATTGTTATGTGCAGGACCCGCGATCCCAGAGGCTGATTGGGACGGGCCGTAGACAGGGGGGACTTTTTGTTTTGGATTATCTCAGAGTACCAGATGTTGCAGCATCTAGTGTGgatctctcttcttttcgtttgaGTCAGTCGTCTTCTGTTTTTTATTTATGGCATAATCGTCTAGGACACGTTTCTGCGTCTCGTTTGAATTTTTTAGCGTCTACAGGAGCGCTAGGAACTTTGAAAAGTCATGATATTTCTGATTGTAGTGGTTGTAAACTGGCAAAATTTTCGGCATTACCTTTTTATAAAAGTCTATCTTTTTCTCCTACTCCTTTTGATCTTGTTCATTCAGATGTGTGGGGACCATCTCCTGTTCCCACGAAAGGGGGGTCGAGATATTATGtttcttttattgattattGCACTCGTTATTGTTGGATTTATCTGATGAAACATAGATCTGATTATCTTGctattttcaatgattttaaAGCTCTTGTGAAAAATCAACATTCAGCTGTCATCAAGTGTTTTCGTTGTGATTTGGGGGGTGAATACACTTCTAATGATTTTTCGCGTTTGCTTGCTTCTGATGGTACCATACATCAAACCTCGTGTAGAGAAACCCCTGAACAAAATGGTGTTGCCGAAAGAAAACATAGACATATTGTCGAACAGCCCGCTCTTTCTTACTGTCTTCTA is part of the Primulina tabacum isolate GXHZ01 chromosome 18, ASM2559414v2, whole genome shotgun sequence genome and encodes:
- the LOC142533294 gene encoding methyl-CpG-binding domain-containing protein 9-like, whose product is MKDVASHLGIPLSYHKAAQKESSVFASSRNCREPELNIQKLVFSGNGSQGDYIHDGFPIQFQDFCLLSAGNVDPRPAYHNINQIWPVGYRCSWRDKITGSVFVCDVSDGGERGPTFKVQRFPCTTQFIPVGSAILSWTNSVPSKGNDRMGLDELATSPLVDDDDLSIITLLNERSPPCLENFVSKSRSNDVVYNSGQNTSSNSNLECGLPWAGNSIGELGHSSVIGEFQLEGRSTSSVWEMVSEAFMYAFHEMFKRSGAVKFFCGHDIYEMNNENLDNTDSLSRYSYCGAPINVPRLIQNERDF